The stretch of DNA GGTCCTTGTTGTAGGCGAGGCCGGCGCCGAGCACCGTGATCGCCGGGCACATGCCGCCGCCCATCGGATCCTTGGCGAAATCATAGAGTTGCGAAACGTTGGGGACGTTCGCCGGGTCGATCGGCGCCAGGATGCCCTCGTCGCGCAGGATCATCATCTGATGCACGGTCAGGAAGACGACGTCGGTGCCCTTGCCCTTCGTGGCCTTCACCTTGGACAGCCGCACCGCGGAGCGGCCGCCGTCGACAATCACCTTGTGGCCGGTCGCCTTCTCGAACGGCTCGGCGGCGTGCTTTTTCCATTTCGCGCCGTAGCCGCCGCCCCACACCGAAACGGTGATGGTAGCCGACTGTGCGGCGCCGGCGCCGAAGCCGATGGCCAATGCTGCAAGCGCCAGGCTCCGCACGGGGCTCCAGCCCCGCTTGCCGGCCGTGTCGACGATCCTGATCATAGTTCCCTCCTCATCCTCGGCGCCGGCAGGAAGCCGATGCCTTGCCGCCGCCCATTCAATCGCAGCCCACCGCAAATTTCCAGCAGAGTTTCCGGCAGCGAACGCCTGGTACGGTTTTCCTTTCAGGCGGGCGGGTCGCCGGGCCGCCAGCCGGCCGGGGCGAGTTCGAAGCCGGCAAATTCGAAGGCGGGCGCAACGGTGCAGCCGGCCAGCGTCCACGCGCCTTCGGACACCGCGCTCTGCCAGCATCCGGCCGGCACGACGATATGCGGCTCGGCGCCGGCCCCCGTGCCGAGCAACCGTTCGGTCACCGCCCTGCCGTCGGACGACAGCGACAGCCGCAGCGGCGCGCCGGCGTAGTGGTGCCAGATCTCGACGGCGTCGATGCGGTGCCAGGCCGAGGTCTCGCCGGCCTTCAGCAGGTAGTAGATGGCGGTCACCGCGGCCCGCTCGCCCGGCTTTGCGGGCGCCCGAAATGTCTCGCGGTAATGCCCGCCCTCCGGATGCGGCCGCAGCCCGTAGCGCGCGACAACCGCGTCGGCCCTCATCTCCATTCCCGACCGGTTCGTCAC from Rhodospirillaceae bacterium encodes:
- a CDS encoding cupin domain-containing protein, giving the protein MNRAVTNRSGMEMRADAVVARYGLRPHPEGGHYRETFRAPAKPGERAAVTAIYYLLKAGETSAWHRIDAVEIWHHYAGAPLRLSLSSDGRAVTERLLGTGAGAEPHIVVPAGCWQSAVSEGAWTLAGCTVAPAFEFAGFELAPAGWRPGDPPA